A DNA window from Thalassospiraceae bacterium LMO-JJ14 contains the following coding sequences:
- a CDS encoding DUF2141 domain-containing protein, translated as MGRLCIPIFILTALLPYAAIAATLNVEILGLASNNGDVHIALYDNPDAFPDSDGMRAETQVGIAGLRAEVSFRDLQPGRYAIAVYHDENGNHDFDQGLFGIPLEDYGFSNDAKVFFGPPSFNEAAFRVAEPEIRIRIDLGN; from the coding sequence ATGGGACGGCTCTGCATTCCGATATTTATCCTGACAGCTTTGTTGCCGTATGCGGCCATCGCCGCGACCCTGAATGTCGAAATTCTGGGACTCGCCAGCAACAATGGCGATGTGCATATCGCGTTGTACGACAATCCCGATGCTTTTCCCGATTCCGACGGCATGCGGGCCGAGACCCAGGTCGGTATTGCCGGTCTCAGGGCTGAGGTCTCGTTTAGAGATCTGCAGCCCGGGCGTTATGCAATTGCCGTCTATCACGATGAAAACGGCAACCATGACTTCGATCAGGGCCTGTTCGGCATCCCGTTGGAAGACTACGGATTCTCTAACGACGCCAAGGTCTTCTTCGGTCCGCCATCTTTCAATGAAGCTGCGTTCAGGGTTGCGGAACCCGAAATCCGGATACGGATCGACCTCGGCAACTAA
- a CDS encoding YdbL family protein, with protein MNRLHRMIAVFALLSGLVLGLFAPEPAAAQSLTLQQAQAQGYVGEKLDGYIGIVQNAPGVAQLVNDVNLQRRQLYRDIARKNNIPLNTVEKLAADKAINRAPSGEYVQDASGNWIRKP; from the coding sequence ATGAACAGATTACATCGAATGATTGCCGTCTTTGCCCTGTTATCGGGGCTTGTCCTTGGGCTTTTTGCCCCGGAACCTGCCGCCGCGCAGTCGCTGACGCTTCAGCAGGCACAAGCGCAGGGTTACGTGGGCGAGAAACTGGATGGTTATATCGGCATCGTGCAGAACGCCCCCGGTGTTGCGCAACTGGTCAATGACGTGAACCTTCAACGCCGTCAGCTTTACCGTGATATCGCCCGCAAGAACAACATCCCACTCAACACCGTTGAGAAACTTGCCGCGGATAAGGCAATCAACAGAGCGCCATCCGGCGAATATGTTCAGGATGCATCGGGAAACTGGATCAGGAAGCCATGA
- a CDS encoding D-cysteine desulfhydrase — MGDLLDKYPRVPLAFAPTPLEHLANLTASLGGPDIWIKRDDCTGFALGGNKVRKLEFLMADAVAKKATVIVTAGGTQSNHVRQTAAAASRLGMACHCVLERVRSDELYETNGNALLDHLFGVVPRFIDKDADMDAAMATLADELTQAGETVYVVPVGGSNALGSLGYVACAFELAAQLRAQSVHPGLIVHASGSAGTQAGLLVGLALAGLEIPVLGMCVSRAAAAQKAKVAALVADVCSFIDRPDLADVIDVNCDGAYVGPGYGAETPEMADAVRLLAQSEGIFLDPVYTGKAMAGLIDYARSGKLDSAGAVVFLHTGGTPALFVYPEIADA, encoded by the coding sequence ATGGGGGATCTTCTGGACAAATATCCGCGTGTCCCGCTGGCCTTTGCGCCGACACCGCTGGAGCATCTTGCGAATTTAACGGCGTCCCTCGGCGGGCCCGATATCTGGATCAAGCGCGACGACTGCACGGGCTTTGCGCTGGGCGGCAACAAGGTCCGAAAACTCGAATTTCTGATGGCCGATGCAGTCGCCAAGAAAGCCACGGTCATCGTCACGGCAGGCGGTACGCAGTCCAATCATGTGCGTCAGACAGCGGCCGCTGCAAGTCGGCTCGGCATGGCCTGCCACTGCGTGCTTGAGCGCGTGCGCAGCGACGAACTGTATGAAACCAACGGCAACGCATTGCTGGATCATCTGTTTGGCGTGGTGCCGCGGTTTATCGACAAGGACGCCGACATGGATGCGGCCATGGCGACACTTGCGGATGAACTGACGCAAGCGGGCGAGACGGTGTATGTGGTGCCGGTCGGCGGCTCCAACGCACTGGGGTCGCTCGGCTATGTTGCCTGCGCCTTCGAACTAGCGGCGCAACTCAGGGCGCAGAGTGTCCATCCGGGGCTTATCGTGCATGCCAGCGGCAGCGCCGGAACGCAGGCCGGTTTGCTGGTAGGATTGGCGCTGGCCGGGTTGGAAATTCCGGTTCTTGGCATGTGTGTCAGCCGTGCGGCTGCGGCGCAGAAAGCAAAGGTCGCCGCCCTTGTTGCGGATGTCTGCAGCTTTATCGACAGACCGGACCTTGCCGATGTCATTGACGTCAACTGTGACGGGGCTTATGTCGGGCCGGGCTATGGTGCCGAGACGCCGGAAATGGCGGATGCCGTCCGCCTGCTGGCCCAATCGGAAGGGATTTTTCTCGATCCGGTCTATACCGGAAAGGCAATGGCCGGGCTGATCGATTATGCACGGTCGGGAAAGCTCGACAGCGCGGGTGCCGTGGTGTTTTTGCACACCGGCGGCACGCCGGCGCTGTTCGTCTATCCGGAAATCGCGGACGCCTGA
- the ftsY gene encoding signal recognition particle-docking protein FtsY: MSDGEQTGWLGRLRRGLGKSSDKIAGSITSIFRARKLDQAALDELEEALITADIGVTTSAKLVNALAKSKFDKDVTDEEVREALAEEMSAILDPVARPLEINTQHRPHVILVCGVNGSGKTTTIGKLANRFKAEGKSVMLVAGDTFRAAAVEQLQIWGERSGCPVISGNHGADAAGLAYGALEQAKADNIEVVLIDTAGRLQNRKDLMAELEKIIRVIKKIDETAPHTTLLVMDSTIGQNAHSQVETFKDMVDVSGLVMTKLDGSAKGGVVIGLAEKFTLPVHAVGVGEGIDDLRPFEARAFARALMGLS, from the coding sequence ATGAGCGACGGCGAACAGACAGGCTGGCTCGGCAGACTGCGCCGGGGCCTCGGCAAATCATCCGACAAAATCGCCGGTTCGATCACGTCCATCTTCCGCGCCCGGAAACTGGACCAGGCCGCACTCGACGAGTTGGAAGAAGCACTGATCACCGCGGATATCGGCGTTACCACGTCGGCCAAGCTGGTCAATGCCCTGGCAAAATCGAAATTCGACAAGGACGTCACCGACGAAGAAGTCCGCGAAGCGCTGGCCGAGGAAATGTCGGCAATCCTGGATCCCGTCGCCCGGCCGCTTGAAATAAATACCCAGCACCGACCGCACGTCATACTGGTCTGCGGCGTCAACGGCTCGGGCAAGACCACGACCATCGGCAAGCTCGCCAATCGCTTCAAGGCCGAAGGCAAGTCGGTGATGCTGGTCGCCGGGGATACCTTCCGCGCCGCCGCCGTCGAGCAACTCCAGATCTGGGGCGAACGTTCCGGCTGCCCCGTCATTTCCGGCAATCACGGCGCCGATGCCGCCGGTCTTGCCTATGGCGCACTGGAACAAGCCAAGGCGGACAATATCGAGGTCGTTTTGATCGATACGGCAGGCCGTCTGCAGAACCGCAAGGATCTGATGGCGGAGCTTGAAAAGATCATTCGCGTCATCAAGAAAATCGACGAAACGGCGCCGCACACCACCCTTCTAGTCATGGACAGCACCATCGGCCAGAACGCGCACAGCCAGGTCGAGACCTTCAAGGACATGGTCGATGTTTCTGGGCTGGTGATGACCAAACTCGACGGATCGGCCAAGGGCGGCGTCGTGATCGGTCTGGCCGAGAAATTTACCCTCCCCGTACATGCGGTCGGCGTCGGCGAGGGGATCGACGATCTGCGCCCGTTTGAGGCTCGCGCTTTTGCCCGCGCACTGATGGGGCTCTCCTGA
- a CDS encoding YdbH domain-containing protein, producing MSRAALSLIFVAFVAAVIAASYLTLPWLVGWAARSYLADEGFPAAKLNIESVGLTQAVIGGVDLGSDSNIRVRKISIDYSPGRLVQGIIDGLSIDQPELPLSVSAGGVDAGVLNRFLSEDRTSTEGKKIRVLGPVAVSAGLLKVTTPLGAVDAAVEGLVLVTDGIGTDANIQFALQHPEARVSGRMRGILDAADQLQLILDIQNASSDARLAFAEMQGAVNIRGQIAGALVGGGSLSVQSARIDGIDIGNVDLTGEVNGKAASVDFLLGGMGTGLTMQLRAQTEDIFDPEAKLLISGDAATDGLKGPYKLPIALDVVGALSFNVTGSRRDMQVLPEQFSIGAVRATDGVSGVIDLTHLGLASPGGVNVTLDGKLDLGIDTQGWRLRPVAGMHFDLGLPDKGGARRLDLTLGNLSDIPFLAGGPTAADPLRLGAVFDGIYNNWLPFSGDAGGTVWPATTDGVVFEDLALRFDPWQLRLDGLEVVTDQIGVHLSGPFRELEMEASVDARFAGKLKDDIAIDGGQVSLAGNVGFGADGFRLYPDSCIELRASRIDAFAARLRPGPMLVCPRGGNMPMLHAALGEDGIGRIDLAAVLKSTEITLEGAGPYPINGTLPRLEGTASFDARRGTWWAKLASMGGDVRIDGPDIAVADITGTLSLEGKDRLLGARVDIGSAHLVDHHRPIRFLPVGFEGKGQYQPSAVTLTADAGYMDGPRANIDARYRMADKRGAVQVNIPAWEITRNGRQPQALFPVLKGLVTDVAGKIGAEARFGWSGARMTSTAKVALEDIAFGTAPAEIAGLNGEIAFADLTGLRTEGLQTLTVGLLDAGLPLTGGTIGFDLPGNDVLHIDHAVWPVAGGSLEVKGLDIPFSSPPDIIVANLKNIDAGDLARSIAIEGLEAEGKLAGSIPVRISEDGPVIDDARVWSDRNGVLKFRSAVALESLHQSGEMAELLSRALSDFRYSDLQMSLDGPLSGDITAKAKINGANPALYDGKRIELNVTLQGALRDLLQSASVIQDLPENIRDRVQRPSGKP from the coding sequence ATGAGCCGGGCCGCTCTGTCACTGATTTTCGTTGCCTTTGTCGCTGCTGTTATCGCCGCGTCGTATTTGACGCTGCCTTGGCTGGTGGGCTGGGCGGCGCGCAGCTATCTGGCGGACGAGGGATTTCCCGCGGCTAAACTTAACATTGAATCCGTCGGTCTGACGCAGGCGGTGATTGGCGGTGTTGACCTCGGTTCGGACAGCAATATACGCGTGCGGAAAATCAGCATCGACTATTCGCCGGGCCGGCTTGTTCAGGGCATCATTGACGGGTTGAGTATCGACCAGCCGGAATTGCCGCTTTCGGTGAGCGCCGGGGGTGTCGATGCAGGCGTGCTCAACAGGTTCCTCAGCGAAGATCGTACTTCGACCGAGGGAAAGAAAATCCGTGTCCTCGGGCCGGTGGCGGTGTCCGCCGGTTTGCTCAAGGTAACGACGCCGCTAGGTGCTGTGGATGCCGCCGTCGAGGGGCTGGTGCTTGTCACCGACGGGATCGGCACTGATGCCAACATCCAGTTTGCCCTGCAGCATCCTGAAGCGCGGGTCAGTGGGCGCATGCGGGGGATTCTGGACGCTGCGGATCAACTTCAGTTGATCCTCGATATTCAGAATGCGTCGAGCGATGCCCGCCTGGCGTTCGCGGAAATGCAGGGGGCGGTCAATATCAGAGGGCAAATCGCAGGAGCGCTCGTAGGTGGCGGATCGTTGTCGGTGCAGAGCGCACGGATCGACGGTATCGACATCGGCAATGTCGATCTGACAGGGGAGGTCAACGGCAAGGCGGCATCCGTCGATTTTCTTCTCGGCGGCATGGGAACGGGTTTGACCATGCAGCTTCGCGCCCAAACGGAGGATATTTTCGATCCCGAAGCGAAACTGTTGATTTCCGGCGATGCCGCGACCGATGGCCTCAAGGGGCCGTACAAGCTGCCGATTGCCCTTGATGTTGTCGGTGCGCTGAGCTTCAACGTGACGGGTTCAAGGCGGGATATGCAGGTATTGCCCGAACAGTTCTCCATCGGTGCTGTGCGGGCGACAGATGGCGTTTCAGGTGTGATCGATCTGACGCATCTTGGGTTGGCTTCGCCTGGCGGGGTGAACGTGACATTGGACGGCAAGCTTGATCTTGGGATCGATACACAAGGTTGGCGTTTGCGCCCGGTCGCGGGAATGCATTTTGATCTTGGCCTGCCGGATAAAGGGGGCGCGCGGCGGCTTGATCTCACGCTCGGCAATCTCTCTGACATTCCATTTCTGGCGGGTGGGCCGACTGCGGCAGACCCGTTGCGCCTGGGCGCTGTCTTCGACGGCATATATAATAACTGGCTGCCGTTTTCGGGCGATGCCGGCGGCACAGTCTGGCCGGCAACCACGGATGGCGTCGTTTTCGAGGATCTGGCGCTTCGTTTCGATCCTTGGCAGTTGCGCCTGGATGGGCTGGAGGTCGTTACCGATCAGATTGGCGTGCATTTATCCGGACCCTTCCGGGAACTGGAGATGGAAGCCTCGGTCGACGCGCGTTTCGCCGGTAAACTGAAGGACGATATAGCGATTGATGGTGGGCAGGTTTCGTTAGCCGGGAATGTCGGTTTCGGTGCGGATGGTTTCCGCCTGTACCCGGACAGTTGTATCGAGCTTCGCGCGTCCCGTATCGATGCTTTTGCCGCCAGGCTCAGACCGGGACCGATGCTGGTTTGTCCTCGTGGCGGAAATATGCCAATGCTGCATGCGGCATTGGGCGAAGATGGCATCGGGCGAATTGATCTTGCCGCGGTCCTCAAAAGCACAGAGATCACGCTTGAAGGTGCCGGTCCGTATCCGATCAATGGGACGCTGCCGCGGCTCGAAGGCACCGCGAGCTTCGATGCGCGCCGTGGCACCTGGTGGGCGAAGCTCGCCTCAATGGGGGGCGATGTCAGAATAGACGGGCCTGATATCGCCGTTGCCGACATTACGGGAACGCTCAGCCTTGAAGGTAAGGATAGACTGCTCGGCGCACGTGTCGATATCGGCTCGGCGCATCTTGTCGATCATCATCGCCCTATTCGCTTTCTGCCTGTCGGCTTCGAGGGCAAGGGGCAATACCAGCCTTCGGCCGTTACGCTCACCGCAGACGCAGGCTATATGGACGGGCCGAGGGCGAACATCGATGCTCGTTATCGGATGGCGGATAAACGTGGCGCTGTGCAGGTGAATATCCCGGCTTGGGAAATCACACGAAACGGTCGGCAACCGCAGGCGTTATTTCCTGTATTGAAGGGACTGGTCACAGATGTGGCCGGCAAGATTGGCGCCGAGGCCCGGTTCGGCTGGAGCGGTGCGCGAATGACGTCGACGGCGAAAGTTGCGCTTGAGGATATTGCCTTCGGCACGGCACCGGCGGAGATTGCCGGCCTCAATGGTGAAATTGCGTTTGCCGATTTGACCGGTCTCAGAACCGAAGGCCTGCAAACCCTCACGGTCGGTCTGCTGGATGCGGGCTTGCCGCTCACAGGCGGCACGATCGGTTTCGACCTGCCGGGCAATGACGTGCTGCACATCGATCATGCCGTCTGGCCGGTTGCCGGGGGGTCGCTTGAGGTCAAGGGCCTCGACATTCCGTTCAGCAGTCCACCGGATATCATTGTCGCCAATCTTAAGAACATCGATGCCGGGGATCTCGCCCGTAGCATCGCTATCGAAGGACTAGAGGCGGAAGGCAAGCTCGCCGGTAGCATCCCGGTCCGTATCAGCGAAGACGGCCCGGTAATCGACGATGCACGGGTCTGGTCGGACCGGAACGGAGTGCTCAAATTCCGCTCTGCAGTGGCGCTTGAAAGCCTCCATCAGAGTGGTGAAATGGCTGAGCTGTTGTCGCGTGCCCTATCGGATTTCCGCTACAGCGATCTGCAGATGTCGCTGGATGGGCCGCTGTCCGGGGACATCACGGCAAAAGCTAAAATCAATGGCGCAAATCCGGCGCTGTATGACGGCAAGCGGATCGAGTTGAATGTCACCTTGCAAGGAGCCTTGCGGGATTTGCTGCAAAGCGCTAGCGTTATTCAAGACCTTCCGGAAAACATCCGGGACCGTGTGCAGCGTCCTTCCGGAAAGCCGTAG
- the mtaB gene encoding tRNA (N(6)-L-threonylcarbamoyladenosine(37)-C(2))-methylthiotransferase MtaB, which translates to MSGAEVISMGCRLNAFESEVIRDHAGRAHLDDAIIVNTCAVTAEAERQARQTIRRAYRKNPGKKIIVTGCAAQLDPAGFAAMPEVAHVIGNEEKMKAETFAGLNGHPEVRVADIMTVRETASHLVKGFDGRARAFVQIQQGCDHRCTFCIIPFARGNNRSVPLGAIVEQTRTLVREGFREIVLTGVDICSYGSDLPGQPRLGEIVKRLLVQVPELERLRLSSLDPAAMDDTLFDVLASDPRLMPHLHLSLQAMDDMVLKRMKRRHSRDDALRIAERARKARTDVVLGGDFIAGFPTETETMFDNTLCAVQDMGLTHLHVFPYSERDGTPAAKMPAVPTGERKARAEQLRRVGETQLAEFLKMQIGQEAQVLVEKDGRGHTQHYVAAAIIDGAQPGEIVSGRVTGVHENALQVQRLS; encoded by the coding sequence ATGAGCGGCGCCGAAGTCATCAGCATGGGCTGCCGCCTGAATGCATTCGAAAGCGAAGTGATCCGCGATCATGCCGGGCGCGCGCATCTGGACGATGCCATAATCGTCAACACCTGTGCCGTCACCGCCGAGGCCGAACGCCAGGCGCGGCAAACCATCCGCCGTGCCTATCGCAAGAATCCCGGCAAGAAGATCATCGTCACCGGTTGTGCCGCCCAGCTTGATCCTGCCGGGTTCGCCGCGATGCCCGAGGTCGCCCACGTGATCGGCAACGAGGAAAAGATGAAGGCCGAGACGTTTGCCGGCCTGAACGGCCATCCCGAAGTCCGTGTCGCCGACATCATGACGGTACGCGAAACGGCTTCGCATCTCGTCAAGGGCTTCGATGGACGTGCGCGCGCCTTCGTGCAGATTCAACAGGGCTGCGATCACCGCTGCACGTTCTGCATCATCCCGTTTGCACGCGGCAACAACCGCTCAGTGCCGCTGGGGGCCATCGTCGAGCAGACGCGGACGCTGGTGCGCGAAGGCTTCCGCGAAATTGTCCTGACCGGCGTCGACATCTGCTCGTATGGAAGCGACCTGCCGGGACAGCCGCGCCTCGGCGAAATCGTCAAGAGGCTACTGGTACAGGTGCCCGAACTGGAACGCCTGCGGCTCAGCTCGCTCGATCCCGCCGCCATGGATGATACACTGTTCGATGTGCTGGCGTCCGACCCCCGTCTGATGCCGCATCTGCACCTGAGTTTGCAGGCGATGGACGACATGGTGCTGAAACGCATGAAGCGCCGGCATTCCCGTGACGATGCCCTGCGCATTGCCGAGCGGGCGCGCAAAGCCCGTACCGATGTCGTGTTGGGCGGCGATTTTATCGCCGGCTTCCCGACCGAGACCGAAACCATGTTCGATAACACGCTCTGTGCGGTTCAGGACATGGGGCTGACACACCTGCATGTGTTTCCCTATTCGGAGCGCGACGGCACACCGGCGGCAAAAATGCCAGCAGTGCCAACCGGCGAACGCAAGGCCCGCGCCGAGCAACTGCGCCGCGTGGGAGAGACGCAGTTGGCCGAATTCCTGAAGATGCAGATCGGCCAGGAAGCGCAGGTTCTTGTTGAAAAGGACGGCCGCGGCCACACGCAACATTACGTCGCAGCCGCGATTATCGACGGCGCACAACCCGGCGAGATCGTCTCAGGGCGGGTTACCGGCGTGCACGAGAACGCGCTTCAGGTACAGCGTCTGTCATGA
- a CDS encoding YnbE family lipoprotein, with translation MSYRKLCAVLATVSITFPLIACEPRVKVEAPDKPIVINLNVKIEHEVRVRVEKDLDKALSSNPALF, from the coding sequence ATGTCGTACCGTAAACTTTGTGCTGTACTCGCTACGGTATCAATCACATTTCCGCTTATTGCCTGTGAACCCCGGGTCAAGGTTGAAGCCCCGGACAAGCCCATTGTCATCAATCTCAATGTGAAGATCGAACACGAGGTCCGGGTCCGCGTCGAAAAGGATCTGGATAAGGCTCTATCGAGCAATCCGGCCCTGTTCTAG
- a CDS encoding DUF924 family protein encodes MNEENSMQHVTQAVFAYWFGGLDEAAAETAQPFWFKSTPEIDTEIRARFQDFHLRAKQGGFDNDAESADDFLAIIIMLDQFPRNMYRGTAQAFETDPLARQWAARALEKGMDQQQPAPNRRMFFYLPFEHAENMADQNEAVRLFEKMGYDELTGYAKAHRDIITTYGRFPHRNAVLGRTSTPDEEVYLSQPGAGF; translated from the coding sequence ATGAACGAAGAAAATAGCATGCAGCATGTAACGCAAGCGGTGTTCGCATACTGGTTCGGCGGGCTTGATGAGGCCGCGGCTGAAACCGCTCAGCCGTTTTGGTTCAAATCGACGCCCGAAATCGATACTGAGATTCGCGCCCGGTTTCAGGATTTCCATCTCCGGGCGAAGCAGGGCGGATTCGACAACGACGCCGAAAGCGCGGATGATTTTCTCGCCATTATCATCATGCTGGATCAATTCCCCCGCAATATGTATCGCGGCACTGCACAGGCATTTGAAACCGACCCGCTGGCCAGGCAATGGGCCGCACGGGCTCTCGAAAAAGGCATGGATCAGCAGCAACCGGCGCCCAACCGGCGCATGTTCTTTTATCTGCCGTTTGAACATGCCGAAAACATGGCCGATCAGAACGAAGCTGTTCGGTTATTCGAGAAAATGGGTTACGATGAACTCACGGGTTATGCCAAGGCGCATCGCGATATAATCACAACGTATGGGCGGTTTCCGCACCGAAATGCCGTGCTTGGCCGCACATCGACCCCAGACGAGGAAGTCTACCTGAGCCAACCGGGGGCCGGCTTTTAA
- a CDS encoding ATP-binding cassette domain-containing protein, with protein MTQPFIDVAGLTKSFGPKHVLKGVDMSVTQGESLVLIGTSGSGKTLLLKCILGLIPIDAGKVIVGGEDTARYRGAARDAFIARTGMLFQRSGLFDSLTTWENIGFRALQAGDTERAEIKSAAIDKLVMVGLDPDVADLSPAELSGGMQKRVGIARAIFGDPELLLLDEPTAGLDPIMSNVINDLILDLVRQIGCTAISIDSDMAGAGRLGDKVAMLHEGRIIWHGDAGKMMGSGNDYVDQFVHSRAEGPIDMPVTAP; from the coding sequence ATGACGCAGCCGTTTATCGACGTTGCCGGCCTGACGAAAAGCTTCGGTCCCAAGCATGTGCTGAAGGGCGTCGACATGAGCGTCACCCAGGGCGAATCCCTGGTGCTGATCGGCACGTCCGGTTCCGGGAAAACATTGCTTCTGAAATGTATCCTCGGGCTGATTCCCATCGATGCCGGTAAGGTCATCGTCGGCGGAGAGGACACGGCACGCTACCGGGGCGCCGCGCGTGATGCTTTCATTGCCCGGACCGGCATGTTGTTTCAACGCTCGGGCCTGTTTGACAGTTTAACAACGTGGGAAAACATCGGCTTTCGGGCTTTGCAGGCCGGCGATACCGAGCGCGCCGAGATCAAGAGCGCCGCCATCGACAAGCTTGTCATGGTTGGGCTGGACCCCGACGTCGCCGATTTGTCGCCGGCGGAACTGTCCGGCGGCATGCAAAAGCGGGTCGGTATCGCCCGCGCCATTTTCGGTGACCCAGAGCTGTTGCTGCTAGATGAGCCGACGGCCGGTCTCGATCCAATCATGTCAAACGTTATCAACGATCTTATTCTCGACCTGGTGCGCCAGATCGGCTGCACGGCAATTTCCATCGACAGCGATATGGCGGGCGCGGGGCGGCTTGGGGATAAGGTCGCAATGCTGCATGAAGGACGCATCATCTGGCATGGCGATGCCGGTAAAATGATGGGCAGCGGCAATGACTATGTGGATCAATTCGTGCACAGCCGTGCCGAAGGCCCCATCGATATGCCGGTTACAGCGCCCTGA
- a CDS encoding NIPSNAP family protein — protein MLYELRIYHCAPGRMPALLNRFEETTLAKWEQHGIRQAGFWVPEIGDNNHDLYYMLAWESLAEREEKWNAFMTDPEWIAARAASEKDGPILTGISNHILKPTAFSSVK, from the coding sequence ATGCTATACGAGCTTCGCATCTATCATTGCGCACCGGGCCGCATGCCTGCGCTTCTGAACCGCTTCGAGGAAACGACGTTGGCCAAATGGGAACAGCATGGCATCCGTCAGGCCGGATTCTGGGTCCCCGAAATCGGCGACAACAATCACGATCTTTACTACATGCTGGCATGGGAATCGCTGGCCGAGCGCGAAGAAAAATGGAACGCCTTTATGACCGATCCTGAATGGATTGCTGCGCGTGCTGCAAGCGAGAAGGACGGGCCTATCCTCACAGGAATCTCCAACCACATCCTGAAGCCGACGGCATTTTCCTCGGTAAAGTAA
- a CDS encoding amidase — MTDFPSNPCDATLVDVAAALKSGKVSSREVTEASIARFHARGKPLNLVAGMDEDAALKQAAEADANPATTPLWGVPLAHKDMFYRPGRLSECGSAIRKGFMPDVLSGALSRLDQAGALDIARLNMVEFALGVTGHNEITGNVRNPWNPAHVTGGSSSGSGASVAARATFAALGSDTGGSVRLPAACCGVVGMKVTMGRVSRFGAMPLSHTLDTIGPLTRTVTDNALMLSVIAGYDQDDASSADVPVADYLAGIEDGVAGLKIGLPNSHFMDGMDEEPSSRFADTVEVLKKAGTEFVDVDLPDIIQYTNALTSLITATEGAALHQQWMETRGNEYGKQTFARFAGGFATPATRYVQALNLRTRALADFNELVFGKVDVLMTPMMVMDVPSIAETDMKDGPNAAAMLQRVGHCSRPVNFLGLPGLSVPTGFTAAGLPSSVQFIGRPFDEATLYRVGRAYERETEWFKTAPDPGQWESIV, encoded by the coding sequence GTGACTGATTTCCCGTCCAATCCCTGCGATGCGACCTTGGTTGATGTCGCCGCCGCCTTGAAATCCGGCAAGGTATCATCACGCGAGGTTACGGAAGCCTCCATTGCGCGGTTTCATGCGCGCGGCAAACCTTTGAACCTAGTCGCAGGGATGGATGAGGACGCAGCATTAAAACAGGCCGCCGAGGCCGATGCCAATCCGGCGACGACGCCGCTTTGGGGCGTGCCGCTGGCGCACAAGGATATGTTCTACCGGCCGGGGCGGCTTAGCGAATGCGGCTCGGCCATTCGCAAGGGGTTCATGCCGGACGTATTGTCGGGGGCGTTGAGCAGGCTGGATCAGGCCGGCGCGCTTGATATCGCGCGGCTCAATATGGTCGAGTTCGCGCTTGGTGTGACGGGCCATAATGAAATAACCGGGAATGTACGCAATCCCTGGAATCCGGCGCATGTCACCGGCGGTTCGTCGAGCGGGTCCGGCGCGTCCGTTGCCGCACGGGCGACATTCGCAGCGCTTGGGTCGGATACCGGCGGTTCAGTGCGACTTCCGGCTGCGTGTTGCGGCGTCGTCGGTATGAAAGTGACCATGGGCCGCGTCAGTCGCTTCGGTGCCATGCCGTTGTCGCATACGCTCGATACCATTGGACCGCTGACGCGTACAGTGACGGATAACGCTCTGATGCTCTCCGTGATCGCCGGATACGACCAGGACGATGCGTCTTCGGCAGACGTGCCGGTAGCGGATTATCTCGCCGGTATCGAAGACGGCGTCGCCGGTTTGAAGATCGGCTTGCCGAACAGCCACTTCATGGACGGCATGGACGAGGAACCGTCCAGCCGTTTCGCCGACACGGTCGAAGTGTTGAAGAAGGCAGGCACCGAGTTCGTCGACGTCGATCTGCCGGACATCATTCAATATACCAATGCCCTGACAAGTCTGATCACAGCGACCGAGGGTGCGGCCTTGCATCAGCAGTGGATGGAAACGCGCGGGAATGAGTATGGCAAACAGACATTCGCACGGTTCGCGGGTGGTTTTGCAACGCCGGCGACGCGATACGTTCAGGCGCTGAATCTGCGCACCCGGGCGCTGGCGGATTTCAATGAATTGGTATTCGGCAAGGTTGATGTCCTGATGACGCCGATGATGGTCATGGACGTGCCGAGCATTGCCGAAACGGACATGAAGGACGGCCCGAACGCCGCCGCCATGTTGCAGCGGGTCGGGCACTGTTCTCGACCGGTGAATTTCCTGGGTCTGCCGGGGCTCAGCGTGCCGACCGGCTTCACCGCAGCCGGACTGCCGTCATCCGTGCAGTTTATAGGGCGGCCGTTTGACGAAGCAACGCTGTACCGGGTCGGGCGGGCCTATGAACGCGAAACCGAATGGTTTAAAACGGCCCCCGATCCGGGCCAATGGGAAAGCATCGTATGA